From the Pungitius pungitius chromosome 6, fPunPun2.1, whole genome shotgun sequence genome, one window contains:
- the slc10a3 gene encoding P3 protein, producing MRTIFTFCCLFVITGRVDRAWATGNLTVDGGEDTNRTAGSGFISIGDGSSQEFEFPENTNGVIVISSRYRSAAASRQGRQSRKQTVTVRSLDPEVLSILNVTDSGRASAARSYVISIRSGFPGRAQLQIQLLDLDQDSAPVLIEERTDYSIRVAPGSDDPATRLVQSGGLSHFSENPVLFALLPLIFVNKCAFGCKVEVEVLRGLLRSPVPLLLGVLGQFLVMPLYAYCVSRLASLPKALSLGLVITCSAPGGGGGYLYSLLLGGDVTLAISMTLVSTVVAAAAMPLSSALYGRLLGVHAALHVPFVKILGTLLFIAIPISLGMLVKLRLPALTRVLLALIRPFSFALIVGGIFMAYQMGASILANVRPQIVVVGVTVPLLGLVVGAVLAKVAGLAPPLRKTVSIEVGVQNSLLALAVMQLSFRRAEADFASQAPFIVALSSTSEMLLIVLGYYARRKLCGSTVPDA from the coding sequence ATGAGGACGATATTTACGTTCTGTTGTCTCTTCGTCATTACCGGCCGGGTGGACCGGGCGTGGGCCACCGGGAACCTCACCGTCGACGGCGGCGAAGACACCAACCGGACGGCCGGCAGCGGGTTCATCTCCATCGGGGACGGCTCGTCGCAGGAATTCGAGTTCCCCGAAAACACCAACGGCGTGATTGTGATCTCCAGCCGGTACCGGAGCGCCGCGGCCAGCAGGCAGGGCCGCCAGAGCCGGAAGCAGACGGTGACGGTCCGCTCCCTGGACCCGGAGGTCCTCTCCATACTCAACGTGACGGACAGTGGCCGCGCATCCGCGGCCAGGAGCTACGTTATCAGCATCCGCTCCGGGTTCCCCGGCCGGGCCCAGCTGCAGATCCAGCTGCTGGACTTGGATCAGGATTCGGCGCCGGTTCTGATCGAAGAGCGAACCGATTACTCCATCAGAGTGGCGCCAGGCAGCGATGACCCGGCCACCCGGCTGGTCCAGTCCGGCGGCCTGTCCCATTTCTCCGAGAACCCCGTGCTGTTTGCCCTGCTGCCCCTCATATTCGTCAACAAGTGTGCGTTTGGGTgcaaggtggaggtggaggtgctgcGGGGCCTACTGAGGAGCCCCGTGCCGCTGCTCCTGGGGGTGCTCGGGCAGTTCCTGGTGATGCCCCTGTATGCCTACTGCGTGTCCCGGCTGGCCTCGCTGCCCAAAGCGCTGTCCCTGGGACTGGTCATCACCTGCTCGGCCccgggcggcgggggcggcTACCTGTACAGCCTGCTGCTCGGAGGAGACGTCACGCTGGCCATCTCCATGACCCTGGTCTCCAccgtggtggcggcggcggccatGCCCCTTTCGTCGGCCCTGTACGGCCGGCTCCTGGGCGTGCACGCCGCCCTGCACGTGCCCTTCGTGAAAATCCTCGGCACCCTCCTGTTCATCGCCATCCCCATCTCGCTGGGCATGCTGGTCAAGTTGCGCCTCCCTGCCCTCACGCGCGTTCTGCTGGCCCTCATACGGCCCTTCAGCTTCGCGCTCATCGTGGGCGGCATCTTCATGGCCTACCAGATGGGCGCGTCCATCCTGGCCAACGTCAGGCCCCAGATCGTGGTGGTCGGCGTGACGGTGCCTTTGCTGGGGCTGGTGGTCGGCGCCGTCCTGGCCAAGGTAGCGGGTCTTGCGCCGCCGCTAAGGAAGACGGTCAGCATCGAGGTGGGCGTCCAAAACAGTCTGCTGGCGCTCGCCGTCATGCAGCTGTCTTTCCGGCGGGCGGAGGCGGACTTTGCGTCCCAGGCGCCCTTCATCGTGGCCCTCAGCAGCACGTCGGAGATGCTGCTCATCGTCCTGGGCTATTATGCCCGGCGGAAGTTGTGCGGCTCCACCGTCCCCGACGCCTGA